A genomic window from Macaca mulatta isolate MMU2019108-1 chromosome 19, T2T-MMU8v2.0, whole genome shotgun sequence includes:
- the LOC144336637 gene encoding uncharacterized protein LOC144336637: MRASYRPSVDLEVSKRPHMLTRAAHLVMPMPEAERAPLAAGGGHAVLQRGTVGHSRTGPAQTPSERLRHETQQAASRASSAVHSSPTTCPRPVLTRGPVLGRAGGQGKIWPLQEEAPPSSSPVVPSSAPRVIPGAGKARDARGTIFQPRPTQRRS, translated from the exons ATGCGAGCAAGCTACAGGCCTAGTGTG GACCTGGAAGTGTCCAAAAGACCGCACATGCTCACGCGCGCAGCGCACCTGGTGATGCCGATGCCGGAAGCGGAGCGCGCCCCGCTGGCCGCAGGTGGGGGGCACGCGGTTCTGCAGCGAGGCACCGTCGGGCACAGCCGCACTGGACCCGCCCAGACGCCCTCCGAGAGGCTACGGCACGAAACCCAGCAAGCAGCTTCTCGAGCTTCTAGCGCTGTGCACAGCAGCCCCACCACCTGTCCCCGCCCTGTGCTGACGAGAGGCCCAGTCCTGGGTCGGGCTGGGGGTCAGGGCAAGATATGGCCACTTCAGGAAGAAGCGCCTCCCTCCTCGAGCCCTGTTGTCCCGTCAAG TGCTCCACGGGTCATCCCAGGGGCAGGGAAGGCCCGTGACGCCAGGGGAACCATCTTCCAGCCCCGGCCGACCCAGCGGCGCTCCTAG